A part of Candidatus Hydrogenedentota bacterium genomic DNA contains:
- a CDS encoding DUF1697 domain-containing protein translates to MKTYIALLRGINVGGHNKMPMKELAALLEGLGPSGVRTYIQSGNVVFRATKGTATHWSATIRTAVEGRFGFSPWVLVMEAAALARAAAANPYPEAEADHKTLHLFFLAAKPKSPDLEAIERIKSPTESYALLGTVFYLHAPDGIGKSKLAERAERLLGVDATARNWRTVREVLALASGANP, encoded by the coding sequence ATGAAAACGTACATCGCACTTCTTCGCGGCATCAATGTGGGCGGTCACAACAAGATGCCCATGAAGGAACTGGCCGCCCTGCTGGAGGGCCTGGGCCCTTCGGGGGTGCGCACCTATATCCAGAGTGGCAATGTGGTATTTCGGGCGACCAAAGGAACGGCGACCCACTGGTCGGCGACGATCCGCACGGCGGTGGAGGGGCGATTTGGCTTTTCTCCGTGGGTGCTGGTGATGGAGGCGGCCGCCCTGGCCAGGGCGGCGGCCGCCAATCCTTATCCGGAGGCGGAAGCGGATCACAAGACGCTCCACCTCTTCTTCCTCGCGGCGAAACCGAAATCGCCCGATCTGGAGGCGATTGAGCGCATCAAATCTCCGACGGAATCCTACGCGCTCCTCGGCACGGTGTTTTACCTTCACGCGCCCGACGGCATCGGGAAATCCAAGCTGGCCGAGCGGGCCGAGCGTCTGCTGGGGGTGGACGCTACCGCCCGCAACTGGCGCACCGTCCGCGAGGTGCTGGCGCTGGCGTCCGGCGCAAATCCGTGA